The Pleuronectes platessa chromosome 13, fPlePla1.1, whole genome shotgun sequence genome includes a window with the following:
- the cacybp gene encoding calcyclin-binding protein — protein sequence MDLTEQINQLEADLMEMGSLLEKSERKRVQELLKQEQKKVEKELSGKKQQKELQARRQADPSAASKPAYTVKINNYAWDQSDKFVKIYLTLKDVHKIPSENVEVNFTERSFSVLVKDLDGKNHQMKILNLSYQIDEKESCKKIKTDMILVMCKKKTTKKWECLTKAELQSKEKEKPTTEETADPSDGLMTMLKKIYTDGDDEMKRTINKAWSESQEKKSRGEDALDV from the exons ATCAACCAGTTGGAGGCGGACTTGATGGAAATGGGGTCACTCTTGGAAAAATCTGAGAGGAAACGAGTGCAGGAGCTGTTAaagcaggagcagaagaaggtggagaaggagcTTTCAggcaaaaaacaacagaaggagCTACAGGCCAGGAGACAAGCAGATCCATCTGCAGCCTCTAAACCAGCGTACACAGTGAAGATCAACAACTATG CTTGGGACCAGTCAGATAAATTTGTAAAAATTTACCTCACACTGAAGGATGTGCACAAAATCCCATCGGAAAACGTGGAGGTCAACTTCACAGAAAG GTCCTTTTCGGTTCTTGTGAAGGATCTTGATGGGAAAAACCATCAAATGAAAATTCTCAATCTGTCATATCAAATCGATGAAAAGGAAAGCTGCAAAAAG ATAAAAACAGACATGATCCTGGTCATGTGCAAGAAGAAGACGACAAAGAAGTGGGAGTGCCTAACGAAGGCGGAACTGCAGTCTAAAGAGAAAGA AAAACCCACTACGGAGGAGACTGCGGACCCCAGCGACGGCCTGATGACTATGCTGAAGAAGATATACACCGACggagatgatgagatgaagaGAACCATCAACAAGGCCTGGTCAGAGTCCCAGGAGAAGAAGAGCCGAGGAGAAGACGCGCTTGACGTGTAA